Proteins encoded together in one Camelina sativa cultivar DH55 chromosome 9, Cs, whole genome shotgun sequence window:
- the LOC104714450 gene encoding probable disease resistance protein At1g61310, giving the protein MGNFVCIEVSGDQTVDRIIRCLGGKGYIRNLKKNLKALERGMEDLRASQDVVKNKVAIEETRHQQRREEVQVWLNRVNSIDIRSESLLSTSPVQIKKLCLCGLCSKNVCSSYSNGKRVFLLLEEVKKLKSEGNFEVVAEPTLRSEVEEMPTQPTIGQEEMLEKAWNRLREDGVGIMGLHGMCGVGKTTLFKKIHNKFTEIAGTFDVVICIVVSQGAKITKLQEDIAQKLHLCSDEWKNKNTSDKAADIHKVLKRKRFVLMLDDIWEKVDLDAIGVPFPTEENKCKVAFTTRSQEVCGRMGDHDAMEIKCLERDEAWELFKSKVGDNTLSRDPGIVKLARRVADKCRGLPLALKVIGKAMSSKTTVREWEHAIDVLTRSAAEFSSEMENEILSILKFSYDSLGDEQIQSCFLYCALFPEDDSVGVETLIHYWICEGFLGEYQVIKEVYNKGYAMLRTLIRANLLTESGTDFVRMHDVVREMALWIASDFGKQKENFVVQANVGLVEIPKVKDWGAVRRMSLMKNKIKEITCSPKCCQLTTLLLQYNNLKNLSGEFLQSMKKLVVLDLSNNYFLSELPEQISELVSLRYLDLSETSIEQLPVGLQELEKETYNLCSISGISKLSSLRILKLLGSKVHGDVSLVKELKLLEHLQVLAITISTETALELISDDQRLANCITHLEILDFKKPFSISLLVSMYNLRFLWVESSHVSDMKCKERTCFTNLSIVYITSCYSMKDLTWLLFAPNLSYLAIEHSDEVEEIINKEKATDLTDVAPFLKLEHLFLENLPKLESIYRSPLPFPCLKHIGAIGCPKLRKLPLNATSVPRLEEFGIKVNDTDYYFEWEDEATEDRFVPTIHTDPYYEI; this is encoded by the exons ATGGGGAATTTTGTGTGCATCGAAGTTTCTGGTGATCAAACGGTGGATCGTATCATTAGATGCTTAGGTGGTAAAGGTTATATTCGAAACCTCAAGAAGAATCTCAAGGCTCTGGAGAGGGGAATGGAAGATCTCAGAGCTAGTCAAGATGTGGTAAAGAATAAGGTAGCGATAGAGGAGACCCGGCATCAACAAAGGCGTGAAGAAGTCCAGGTTTGGCTCAACCGTGTCAATAGCATTGATATACGGTCTGAAAGTCTGCTTAGTACTAGTCCCGTTCAGATTAAGAAGTTGTGTCTCTGTGGTTTATGTTCAAAAAATGTATGTTCGAGCTACAGTAATGGGAAAAGGGTATTCTTGTTGTTGGAAGAGGTTAAGAAACTAAAATCAGAGGGTAATTTTGAAGTGGTTGCTGAGCCGACTCTGAGATCTGAAGTTGAGGAGATGCCTACTCAGCCTACAATTGGTCAGGAAGAAATGCTCGAGAAGGCATGGAACCGCCTTAGGGAAGATGGAGTCGGAATTATGGGTTTGCACGGTATGTGTGGTGTAGGCAAAACTACCCTTTTCAAGAAAATACACAATAAGTTCACTGAAATAGCTGGTACGTTTGACGTTGTGATCTGCATCGTGGTGTCTCAAGGCGCAAAGATTACAAAGCTTCAAGAAGATATTGCTCAAAAGCTACATCTTTGTAGCGACGAGtggaagaacaaaaatacaagtgaTAAGGCTGCTGATATACACAAAGTTTTAAAAAGGAAGAGATTTGTTTTGATGCTAGATGACATATGGGAAAAAGTGGATTTAGATGC CATTGGTGTTCCCTTTCCGACAGAAGAGAATAAATGCAAAGTAGCATTCACCACTCGTTCTCAGGAAGTATGTGGGCGGATGGGGGATCATGACGCAATGGAAATCAAATGTTTGGAACGAGATGAAGCATGGGAATTGTTTAAAAGCAAAGTCGGAGACAATACATTAAGTAGAGATCCAGGCATTGTCAAGCTAGCACGAAGGGTTGCTGATAAGTGTCGTGGTCTGCCACTAGCGCTTAAGGTCATTGGTAAGGCAATGTCATCTAAAACTACAGTACGAGAATGGGAGCATGCAATCGATGTTTTGACAAGATCCGCTGCAGAGTTTTCTTCTGAAATGGAAAATGAAATTCTTTCAATTCTGAAGTTCAGCTATGATAGCTTGGGGGATGAACAAATTCAGTCTTGTTTCTTGTATTGTGCTCTGTTTCCAGAAGATGACAGCGTAGGGGTAGAGACGTTGATACACTACTGGATATGCGAGGGATTCCTGGGGGAATACCAAGTTATAAAAGAAGTGTATAATAAGGGTTATGCTATGCTTCGTACCCTTATCCGTGCAAATTTGCTGACAGAGAGTGGCACAGATTTTGTTCGGATGCATGACGTGGTTCGGGAAATGGCTCTGTGGATTGCATCCGATTTTgggaaacaaaaagagaattttGTTGTGCAAGCAAACGTCGGATTAGTTGAAATACCAAAAGTCAAGGATTGGGGAGCTGTGAGAAGGATGTCATTAATGAAGAATAAGATTAAAGAGATAACATGCAGTCCCAAGTGTTGTCAACTTACAACTCTGTTACTCCAGTATAATAATTTGAAGAATCTCTCAGGCGAATTCCTTCAGTCTATGAAAAAGCTAGTTGTTTTGGATTTGTCGAATAATTACTTCTTGAGTGAACTTCCAGAGCAGATATCAGAGCTGGTCTCCTTGCGGTATCTTGATTTGTCGGAGACAAGTATAGAGCAACTGCCGGTTGGTCTCCAAGAGTTGGAAAAGGAAACTTATAATCTTTGCAGTATCAGTGGGATATCAAAGTTGTCGAGTTTAAGAATTTTGAAACTACTAGGTTCTAAAGTTCATGGAGATGTAAGCTTAGTGAAGGAGCTGAAGCTCTTGGAGCATCTACAAGTTTTAGCCATAACAATATCTACGGAAACGGCTTTGGAGCTTATATCAGATGATCAAAGGTTGGCGAACTGCATCACTCATCTGGAAATTTTGGATTTCAAGAAGCCATTCAGTATATCATTGCTAGTGAGTATGTACAATCTACGTTTTCTCTGGGTGGAAAGTAGTCATGTTTCAGATATGAAGTGCAAAGAAAGGACTTGCTTTACCAACCTCTCCATCGTGTATATAACTAGCTGCTATAGCATGAAGGATCTGACTTGGCTACTGTTTGCTCCAAATCTTTCATACCTAGCAATTGAACATTCAGATGAAGTGGAagaaataataaacaaagagaaagcaaCCGATCTTACAGATGTTGCACCATTTCTGAAACTAGAACacttatttttggaaaatttgccGAAGCTCGAGAGTATCTACCGGAGTCCTCTCCCCTTTCCCTGTTTGAAGCACATAGGTGCAATAGGCTGTCCGAAGCTGAGGAAGCTTCCCTTAAATGCCACAAGTGTCCCACGACTTGAGGAATTTGGAATAAAGGTAAATGATAcagattattattttgaatgGGAGGACGAAGCTACTGAAGATCGTTTCGTACCTACAATCCATACGGATCCTTATTATGAGATATGA
- the LOC104714447 gene encoding probable disease resistance protein At1g61180 isoform X1, with the protein MGNIVSCQCSGDAVLDRIIRWLCDKGYIRSLKENLRALEREMEDLRAIKDEVQNKVAREETRHKQKRKAVQVWLTRVESIDTQFNNVLSDSPVELQKLFFCGLCSKNVCSSYNYGKTLFLLLEEVRKLNSEGNFEEVVEPTPRAVVEEMPTQPTIGQDRMLEKAWKRLMEDQVGIMGLHGMGGVGKTTLFKKIYNKFAEIAGRFDVVIWLVVSQGATISKLQEGIATNLHLCNEEWKKKDESDKAADIYDYLKSKRFVLMLDDIWEDVDLDAIGVPFPTEENKCKVAFTTRSQEVCGRMGDHDAMKIKCLERDEAWELFKSKVGDNILSRDPGIVKLARRVADKCRGLPLALKVIGKAMSSKTTVREWEHAINVLTRSAAEFYDMENEILPVLKFSYDSLGDEQIQSCFLYCALFPEDELIEVEKLIHYWICEGFLGEYQVIKEVYNKGYAMLRTLIRANLLAESGTESVVMHDVVREMALWIASDFGKQKENFVVQANVGLVEIPKVKDWGAVRRMSLMKNKIKEIPCSSSSKCCELTTLFLQGNRLKNLSGEFLQSMKKLVVLDFSYNPNLSELPEQISKLASLQYLDLSLTSIEQLPVGLQELKKLNHLDLTDTWELCSVSGISKLLNLRVLKLRGSKVHGDVSLVKELQLLEHLQVLTMRISTNSGLELISDDQRLANCITDLCIYGFLEKPFDLSSLPSMENLNELIVVSSHVVEIYTDIKCRESETDSSHLRNPKIPCFTNISQLFISKCHSIKDLTWLLFAPNLAYLQISDSRRVEEIINKEKAMDLTGLKTTLLRIGIPHFLKSESTLFFFLVLSLFLWCLCCAFGLYN; encoded by the exons ATGGGGAATATTGTGTCTTGCCAATGCTCTGGTGATGCAGTGTTGGATCGTATCATTAGATGGTTATGTGATAAAGGTTATATTCGAAGCCTCAAGGAGAATCTCAGGGCTCTAGAGAGGGAAATGGAAGATCTCAGAGCAATAAAAGATGAGGTGCAGAACAAAGTAGCGAGAGAGGAGACACGCCATAAACAAAAGCGTAAAGCTGTCCAGGTATGGCTTACCCGTGTTGAGAGCATCGACACACAATTTAATAATGTGCTTAGTGATAGTCCCGTTGAGCTTCAAAAGTTGTTTTTCTGTGGTTTATGTTCAAAAAATGTATGTTCGAGCTACAATTATGGGAAAACCCTATTCTTGTTGCTGGAAGAGGTTAGGAAACTCAACTCGGAGGGTAATTTTGAAGAGGTTGTTGAGCCTACTCCGAGAGCTGTAGTAGAGGAGATGCCTACTCAGCCTACGATTGGTCAAGATAGAATGCTGGAGAAGGCATGGAAACGCCTTATGGAAGACCAAGTGGGAATCATGGGTCTGCACGGTATGGGTGGTGTTGGCAAAACTACCCTtttcaagaaaatatacaataagTTTGCTGAAATAGCTGGTAGGTTTGACGTAGTGATTTGGCTCGTGGTGTCTCAAGGCGCAACGATTTCAAAGCTTCAAGAAGGCATTGCAACAAACCTACACCTTTGTAACGAGGAgtggaagaaaaaagatgaaagtGATAAGGCCGCTGATATATACGACTATTTAAAGAGCAAGAGATTTGTTTTGATGCTGGATGATATATGGGAGGATGTGGATTTAGATGCCATTGGTGTTCCCTTTCcgacagaagaaaataaatgcaAAGTAGCATTCACCACTCGTTCTCAGGAAGTATGTGGGCGGATGGGGGATCATGACGCAATGAAAATCAAATGTTTGGAACGAGATGAAGCATGGGAATTGTTTAAAAGCAAAGTCGGAGACAATATATTAAGTAGAGATCCAGGCATTGTCAAGCTAGCAAGAAGGGTTGCTGATAAGTGTCGTGGTCTGCCACTAGCGCTTAAAGTCATTGGTAAGGCAATGTCATCTAAAACTACAGTACGAGAATGGGAGCATGCAATCAATGTTCTAACTAGATCTGCTGCAGAGTTTTATGACATGGAAAATGAAATTCTTCCAGTTCTGAAGTTCAGCTATGATAGCTTGGGGGATGAACAAATCCAGTCTTGTTTCTTGTATTGTGCTCTGTTTCCAGAAGATGAATTGATAGAGGTTGAGAAGTTGATACACTACTGGATATGCGAGGGATTCCTAGGGGAATACCAAGTTATAAAAGAAGTGTATAATAAGGGTTATGCTATGCTTCGTACCCTTATCCGTGCAAATTTGCTCGCAGAGAGTGGCACAGAATCTGTTGTGATGCATGACGTGGTTCGGGAAATGGCTCTGTGGATTGCATCCGATTTTgggaaacaaaaagagaattttGTTGTGCAAGCAAACGTCGGATTAGTTGAAATACCAAAAGTCAAGGATTGGGGAGCTGTGAGAAGGATGTCATTAATGAAGAATAAGATTAAAGAGATACCATGCAGCAGTAGTTCCAAGTGTTGTGAACTTACCACTCTGTTCCTCCAGGGTAATCGATTGAAGAATCTCTCAGGTGAATTCCTTCAGTCTATGAAAAAGCTagttgttttggatttttcttatAATCCCAACTTGAGTGAACTTCCAGAGCAGATATCAAAGCTGGCCTCCTTGCAGTATCTTGACTTGTCACTTACAAGTATAGAGCAACTGCCGGTTGGTCTCCAAGAGTTGAAAAAGCTAAATCATCTGGATTTGACTGATACATGGGAACTTTGCAGTGTCAGTGGGATATCAAAGTTGTTGAATCTAAGAGTTTTGAAACTACGAGGTTCTAAAGTTCATGGAGATGTAAGCTTAGTGAAGGAGCTGCAGCTCTTGGAGCATCTACAAGTTCTAACCATGAGGATATCTACGAACTCGGGTTTGGAGCTAATATCAGATGATCAAAGGTTGGCCAACTGCATAACTGATTTGTGTATTTACGGGTTTCTAGAAAAGCCATTCGATTTATCATCCTTGCCGAGTATGGAGAATCTTAATGAGCTCATTGTGGTCAGTAGTCATGTCGTGGAGATTTATACAGATATAAAATGCAGAGAAAGCGAGACAGACTCGTCTCACTTACGCAATCCAAAAATTCCATGCTTTACCAACATCTCGCAACTGTTTATAAGTAAGTGCCATAGCATTAAGGATCTGACTTGGCTATTGTTTGCTCCAAATCTTGCCTACCTACAGATTTCAGATTCAAGAAGGGTGgaagaaattataaataaagagaaagcaATGGATCTTACAG GTCTGAAAACCACATTACTCAGGATTGGGATTCCTCACTTTCTGAAATCAGAATCcacgctcttcttcttcttagtactttctcttttcttgtggtGTTTGTGTTGTGCATTTGGATTGTATAATTGA
- the LOC104714447 gene encoding probable disease resistance protein At1g61180 isoform X2, whose amino-acid sequence MEDLRAIKDEVQNKVAREETRHKQKRKAVQVWLTRVESIDTQFNNVLSDSPVELQKLFFCGLCSKNVCSSYNYGKTLFLLLEEVRKLNSEGNFEEVVEPTPRAVVEEMPTQPTIGQDRMLEKAWKRLMEDQVGIMGLHGMGGVGKTTLFKKIYNKFAEIAGRFDVVIWLVVSQGATISKLQEGIATNLHLCNEEWKKKDESDKAADIYDYLKSKRFVLMLDDIWEDVDLDAIGVPFPTEENKCKVAFTTRSQEVCGRMGDHDAMKIKCLERDEAWELFKSKVGDNILSRDPGIVKLARRVADKCRGLPLALKVIGKAMSSKTTVREWEHAINVLTRSAAEFYDMENEILPVLKFSYDSLGDEQIQSCFLYCALFPEDELIEVEKLIHYWICEGFLGEYQVIKEVYNKGYAMLRTLIRANLLAESGTESVVMHDVVREMALWIASDFGKQKENFVVQANVGLVEIPKVKDWGAVRRMSLMKNKIKEIPCSSSSKCCELTTLFLQGNRLKNLSGEFLQSMKKLVVLDFSYNPNLSELPEQISKLASLQYLDLSLTSIEQLPVGLQELKKLNHLDLTDTWELCSVSGISKLLNLRVLKLRGSKVHGDVSLVKELQLLEHLQVLTMRISTNSGLELISDDQRLANCITDLCIYGFLEKPFDLSSLPSMENLNELIVVSSHVVEIYTDIKCRESETDSSHLRNPKIPCFTNISQLFISKCHSIKDLTWLLFAPNLAYLQISDSRRVEEIINKEKAMDLTGLKTTLLRIGIPHFLKSESTLFFFLVLSLFLWCLCCAFGLYN is encoded by the exons ATGGAAGATCTCAGAGCAATAAAAGATGAGGTGCAGAACAAAGTAGCGAGAGAGGAGACACGCCATAAACAAAAGCGTAAAGCTGTCCAGGTATGGCTTACCCGTGTTGAGAGCATCGACACACAATTTAATAATGTGCTTAGTGATAGTCCCGTTGAGCTTCAAAAGTTGTTTTTCTGTGGTTTATGTTCAAAAAATGTATGTTCGAGCTACAATTATGGGAAAACCCTATTCTTGTTGCTGGAAGAGGTTAGGAAACTCAACTCGGAGGGTAATTTTGAAGAGGTTGTTGAGCCTACTCCGAGAGCTGTAGTAGAGGAGATGCCTACTCAGCCTACGATTGGTCAAGATAGAATGCTGGAGAAGGCATGGAAACGCCTTATGGAAGACCAAGTGGGAATCATGGGTCTGCACGGTATGGGTGGTGTTGGCAAAACTACCCTtttcaagaaaatatacaataagTTTGCTGAAATAGCTGGTAGGTTTGACGTAGTGATTTGGCTCGTGGTGTCTCAAGGCGCAACGATTTCAAAGCTTCAAGAAGGCATTGCAACAAACCTACACCTTTGTAACGAGGAgtggaagaaaaaagatgaaagtGATAAGGCCGCTGATATATACGACTATTTAAAGAGCAAGAGATTTGTTTTGATGCTGGATGATATATGGGAGGATGTGGATTTAGATGCCATTGGTGTTCCCTTTCcgacagaagaaaataaatgcaAAGTAGCATTCACCACTCGTTCTCAGGAAGTATGTGGGCGGATGGGGGATCATGACGCAATGAAAATCAAATGTTTGGAACGAGATGAAGCATGGGAATTGTTTAAAAGCAAAGTCGGAGACAATATATTAAGTAGAGATCCAGGCATTGTCAAGCTAGCAAGAAGGGTTGCTGATAAGTGTCGTGGTCTGCCACTAGCGCTTAAAGTCATTGGTAAGGCAATGTCATCTAAAACTACAGTACGAGAATGGGAGCATGCAATCAATGTTCTAACTAGATCTGCTGCAGAGTTTTATGACATGGAAAATGAAATTCTTCCAGTTCTGAAGTTCAGCTATGATAGCTTGGGGGATGAACAAATCCAGTCTTGTTTCTTGTATTGTGCTCTGTTTCCAGAAGATGAATTGATAGAGGTTGAGAAGTTGATACACTACTGGATATGCGAGGGATTCCTAGGGGAATACCAAGTTATAAAAGAAGTGTATAATAAGGGTTATGCTATGCTTCGTACCCTTATCCGTGCAAATTTGCTCGCAGAGAGTGGCACAGAATCTGTTGTGATGCATGACGTGGTTCGGGAAATGGCTCTGTGGATTGCATCCGATTTTgggaaacaaaaagagaattttGTTGTGCAAGCAAACGTCGGATTAGTTGAAATACCAAAAGTCAAGGATTGGGGAGCTGTGAGAAGGATGTCATTAATGAAGAATAAGATTAAAGAGATACCATGCAGCAGTAGTTCCAAGTGTTGTGAACTTACCACTCTGTTCCTCCAGGGTAATCGATTGAAGAATCTCTCAGGTGAATTCCTTCAGTCTATGAAAAAGCTagttgttttggatttttcttatAATCCCAACTTGAGTGAACTTCCAGAGCAGATATCAAAGCTGGCCTCCTTGCAGTATCTTGACTTGTCACTTACAAGTATAGAGCAACTGCCGGTTGGTCTCCAAGAGTTGAAAAAGCTAAATCATCTGGATTTGACTGATACATGGGAACTTTGCAGTGTCAGTGGGATATCAAAGTTGTTGAATCTAAGAGTTTTGAAACTACGAGGTTCTAAAGTTCATGGAGATGTAAGCTTAGTGAAGGAGCTGCAGCTCTTGGAGCATCTACAAGTTCTAACCATGAGGATATCTACGAACTCGGGTTTGGAGCTAATATCAGATGATCAAAGGTTGGCCAACTGCATAACTGATTTGTGTATTTACGGGTTTCTAGAAAAGCCATTCGATTTATCATCCTTGCCGAGTATGGAGAATCTTAATGAGCTCATTGTGGTCAGTAGTCATGTCGTGGAGATTTATACAGATATAAAATGCAGAGAAAGCGAGACAGACTCGTCTCACTTACGCAATCCAAAAATTCCATGCTTTACCAACATCTCGCAACTGTTTATAAGTAAGTGCCATAGCATTAAGGATCTGACTTGGCTATTGTTTGCTCCAAATCTTGCCTACCTACAGATTTCAGATTCAAGAAGGGTGgaagaaattataaataaagagaaagcaATGGATCTTACAG GTCTGAAAACCACATTACTCAGGATTGGGATTCCTCACTTTCTGAAATCAGAATCcacgctcttcttcttcttagtactttctcttttcttgtggtGTTTGTGTTGTGCATTTGGATTGTATAATTGA